From a single Apium graveolens cultivar Ventura chromosome 2, ASM990537v1, whole genome shotgun sequence genomic region:
- the LOC141700056 gene encoding uncharacterized protein LOC141700056, which produces MGPFPRAKGDLRYVLVAIDYMTKWAEVKAIRTINQQDCIKFVDTIVMRTTSRTGTGETPFKLAYGTEARLPVETGSPSHRVANFDEVSNIEGLRTNLELLDEVRDRAVEKMDGYKEKTRLYFAKKARIREYVVRDLVLRDTEASDPTNQGKLQPNWEGPYVVKEVIRPGTYKLNYLSGTEVPNTWHGTRLRNFYQ; this is translated from the exons ATGGGCCCTTTCCCTCGAGCAAAAGGGGATCTTCGTTATGTCCTCGTAGCAATCGATTATATGACCAAATGGGCAGAAGTCAAGGCTATAAGAACCATCAATCAACAAGACTGCATCAAATTTGTGGATACGATtgtgatgag AACTACCTCCCGGACGGGAACTGGTGAGACTCCATTCAAGCTTGCCTATGGTACCGAGGCCCGGTTACCGGTAGAAACCGGATCCCCCTCTCATAGAGTGGCCAACTTTGACGAGGTCTCCAACATAGAAGGCCTCAGAACCAACCTCGAACTCCTGGATGAAGTAAGAGATCGGGCCGTAGAAAAAATGGATGGCTACAAGGAAAAAACAAGGCTTTACTTTGCGAAAAAGGCCAGGATAAGAGAATATGTGGTGAGAGATCTAGTGCTCCGGGACACCGAAGCCTCAGACCCAACTAATCAGGGGAAACTGCAGCCGAACTGGGAAGGCCCCTATGTAGTCAAGGAAGTGATCCGTCCGGGAACTTACAAGCTGAACTACCTCAGCGGGACCGAGGTCCCCAACACCTGGCACGGAACCCGGCTAAGGAACTTCTACCAGTAA
- the LOC141700066 gene encoding uncharacterized protein LOC141700066, whose translation MEMTVPRTQKDIQKLAGCLAALRRFIPKLAEKCLPFFELLKGAQNKKLIDWTPNCQTKFEEVKRHLMNPPILSKAKPEEPLYLYITAGERAVSSALIREENGSKSPVYYVSQVLKDAGTRYPNLEKIALALVHSSRKLRQYFQGREIRVITNQPLRKIIHKPDAFGRLVNWAIELSQFNIKFIPRTTIKAQALAEFVMECTFPEVPEQPKPQSGKEEEASNRDSWTLHVDGSATAERSGAGLILSSPGGFTIQQAITFAFKATNNQAEYEALLSGLRLAKSRGVRSLNIYSDSQIVVRQTNGEYVAKDPKFARYQEMVRAILETIPDSTILQINREENAKADELSKLVQNTSDLSSSVYFEELGGPSTDRPEVLCISSPDNGTTPYIAYLKDGTLPEDQNKARYLKYKAARFFLEDNQLYRRTFPAPTLKCVDPDEADYCLREVHEGICGDHLAAKALAYKVIRQGYYWPTIHADSVAYVKKCNKCQKFSNVPK comes from the coding sequence ATGGAAATGACAGTCCCCCGGACTCAAAAGGACATTCAAAAGCTTGCAGGATGCCTAGCAGCCCTACGAAGATTTATCCCAAAATTGGCAGAGAAATGCCTTCCTTTCTTCGAGCTGTTAAAAGGAGCCCAAAACAAAAAACTGATCGACTGGACCCCGAATTGCCAAACAAAGTTTGAGGAAGTCAAGCGACATCTGATGAACCCGCCTATTCTGTCAAAAGCAAAGCCTGAAGAGCCTCTTTATCTCTACATTACAGCCGGGGAAAGAGCGGTGTCTTCTGCACTCATCCGGGAGGAAAATGGTTCAAAGAGCCCGGTATACTATGTAAGTCAAGTCCTGAAAGACGCTGGAACCCGGTACCCAAACTTGGAAAAAATCGCATTGGCTCTTGTGCACTCGAGCAGGAAGCTAAGGCAATACTTCCAAGGCCGGGAAATCAGGGTAATCACTAATCAACCGCTTCGCAAGATCATCCACAAGCCAGATGCCTTTGGGAGACTAGTCAATTGGGCAATTGAATTGAGCCAATTCAATATCAAATTTATTCCGAGGACAACTATAAAGGCCCAGGCGCTGGCCGAATTCGTCATGGAATGCACCTTTCCGGAAGTCCCGGAGCAACCTAAACCCCAATCCGGAAAAGAAGAAGAGGCCAGCAACCGGGATTCTTGGACATTACATGTCGATGGTTCGGCTACAGCCGAAAGGTCCGGAGCCGGCCTGATCCTTTCCAGCCCGGGCGGATTCACAATCCAGCAGGCCATAACCTTCGCCTTCaaagcaacaaacaaccaggctGAATATGAAGCTCTGCTCTCCGGACTCAGGTTAGCCAAATCCCGTGGAGTAAGGAGTTTAAACATTTATAGTGATTCTCAAATTGTGGTAAGGCAAACCAATGGTGAATATGTCGCAAAAGATCCCAAATTTGCCCGGTATCAGGAGATGGTTAGGGCAATCCTGGAAACCATCCCGGACTCAACCATCTTGCAGATAAACAGAGAGGAAAATGCGAAGGCGGACGAATTGTCCAAGCTCGTCCAGAATACTTCAGATTTAAGCAGCTCGGTGTACTTCGAGGAGCTCGGAGGCCCTAGCACCGATCGACCCGAGGTATTATGTATTAGTAGCCCGGATAACGGGACGACTCCTTACATAGCCTATCTTAAGGACGGCACCCTTCCGGAAGACCAGAACAAAGCACGGTACCTCAAGTATAAAGCTGCCCGCTTCTTTTTGGAAGATAATCAGCTATACCGGCGAACTTTCCCTGCCCCAACTTTAAAGTGTGTTGATCCGGATGAGGCAGATTATTGTCTCCGGGAGGTGCACGAGGGAATCTGCGGGGATCATTTAGCCGCTAAAGCTCTAGCCTACAAGGTCATCAGACAGGGTTACTATTGGCCCACAATCCACGCTGATTCAGTTGCCTATGTGAAAAAATGCAACAAGTGCCAAAAGTTCAGCAATGTGCCGAAATAA